One window of Sardina pilchardus chromosome 2, fSarPil1.1, whole genome shotgun sequence genomic DNA carries:
- the LOC134061734 gene encoding uncharacterized protein LOC134061734: MLSYQWDDQALVKRVYDRLMEDGFTVWMDIEGGVSGNINDAMAAGVEDAVVVCPFMTPAYQASRSCKKELNYADARQVPLVPVMVTKNWEASEWLGLLTAGQLWVDFRNVDKSDDHFEKCVKSLEEEIIFVAGNVLTIQEPNSDPDNTSSRERLKRKPGRGFRHALTQLYLRESGEQKFHPASETRNTVELQYSPGDHGYWEEVKGSGCKRYRNVVTNGYLGFDPNGDYVYTKANPYGAEEWLLMVDESDHSHERAVVIKNKHSGRFLAVQQGRFIGLPSHTEECKWFLE, encoded by the exons ATGCTTTCTTACCAGTGGGATGATCAGGCACTGGTGAAGAGGGTATATGACCGGCTCATGGAGGATGGCTTCACAGTGTGGATGGATATTGAAGGAGGGGTCTCAGGAAATATCAATGATGC tatGGCTGCTGGTGTGGAGGATGCAGTCGTTGTGTGCCCCTTCATGACCCCTGCTTACCAGGCCTCCCGCAGCTGCAAGAAAGAGTTGAACTACGCTGACGCGCGACAGGTGCCCCTCGTCCCCGTCATGGTGACCAAAAACTGGGAGGCCAGCGAGTGGCTCGGACTGCTCACTGCGGGCCAGCTCTGGGTGGACTTCAG GAACGTGGACAAAAGTGATGATCACTTTGAGAAGTGTGTGAAGTCTTTGGAGGAAGAGATTATATTTGTGGCTGGAAATGTATTGACCATTCAGGAACCCAACAGTGACCCAGACAACACCTCAAGTCGAGAGAGACTTAAGCGAAAACCTGGTCGAGGATTTCGCCATGCTCTCACTCAGCTGTACCTTCGGGAGTCAG GTGAACAGAAATTTCATCCAGCAAGTGAGACTCGGAACACCGTGGAGCTCCAGTACAGCCCTGGTGACCACGGCTACTGGGAGGAGGTCAAAGGCAGCGGTTGCAAACGCTACCGCAATGTAGTAACCAATGGATACCTTG GATTCGATCCTAACGGAGACTACGTATACACCAAAGCAAATCCTTACGGAGCAGAGGAATGGCTCCTCATGGTGGATGAGTCTGACCACAGTCACGAGAGGGCAGTGGTCATCAAGAACAAACATTCTGGAAGGTTCCTGGCTGTTCAGCAGGGCCGCTTCATAGGACTGCCGTCCCATACGGAGGAGTGCAAGTGGTTTTTGGAATAG